In Rhodanobacter humi, the following are encoded in one genomic region:
- a CDS encoding response regulator transcription factor, with translation MRVLVIEDNSDIATNIGDYLEDRGHVVDFAGDGVTGLHLAVVHDFDVIVLDLTLPGMDGLEVAKKLRHEAHKQTPILMLTARDALEQKLTGFESGADDYMTKPFALQELSARLEVLARRGKGPQSRVLKVADLTYNLDTLTVSRAGKAIQLNPIGLKLLQALMEASPSVVTRQDLEQKVWGEELPDSDSLRVHIHGLRAAIDKPFDKPLIHTRHGIGYRMVEPDAVQA, from the coding sequence ATGCGCGTACTGGTGATCGAAGACAACAGCGACATCGCGACCAATATCGGCGACTATCTGGAAGATCGTGGCCATGTGGTGGACTTCGCCGGCGACGGCGTCACCGGCCTGCACCTGGCGGTGGTGCACGATTTCGACGTGATCGTGCTCGACCTCACCCTGCCCGGCATGGACGGCCTCGAAGTGGCGAAGAAGCTGCGCCACGAGGCGCACAAGCAGACGCCGATCCTGATGCTCACCGCGCGCGATGCGCTGGAGCAGAAGCTCACCGGCTTCGAGTCCGGCGCCGACGACTACATGACCAAGCCGTTCGCGCTGCAGGAACTGTCCGCGCGGCTGGAAGTGCTGGCGCGCCGCGGCAAGGGCCCGCAGAGCCGCGTGCTCAAGGTGGCCGACCTCACCTACAACCTCGACACGCTCACCGTGAGCCGCGCGGGCAAGGCGATCCAGCTCAACCCGATCGGCCTCAAGCTGCTGCAGGCGCTGATGGAAGCCAGCCCCTCGGTGGTGACGCGCCAGGACCTGGAACAGAAGGTGTGGGGCGAGGAGCTGCCCGACTCCGACTCGCTGCGCGTGCACATCCACGGCCTGCGCGCGGCGATCGACAAGCCCTTCGACAAGCCGCTGATCCACACGCGGCACGGTATCGGCTACAGGATGGTCGAGCCGGATGCAGTCCAGGCGTAA